Proteins from one Juglans microcarpa x Juglans regia isolate MS1-56 chromosome 1S, Jm3101_v1.0, whole genome shotgun sequence genomic window:
- the LOC121245996 gene encoding major allergen Pru av 1-like: MGVFTYEAESTSVIPPARLFKAFVLDADNLIPKVVPQAVKSTEIIEGNGGPGTIKKITFGEGSQYKYVKHRTDAIDEANFTYAYSVIEGDALADKIEKISYETKIVASHEGGSILKSISHYHSKGDHEIKEEDVKAGKEKASGLFKAVEGYLLAHPDAYN, translated from the exons ATGGGTGTTTTCACTTACGAGGCTGAGAGCACCTCAGTGATCCCTCCAGCTAGGTTGTTCAAGGCCTTTGTTCTTGATGCCGATAACCTCATTCCAAAGGTTGTACCTCAGGCAGTCAAGAGCACTGAAATCATTGAAGGAAATGGAGGTCCTGGAACCATCAAGAAGATCACCTTTGGCGAAG GGAGCCAGTACAAGTATGTGAAGCACAGGACCGATGCGATCGACGAAGCAAATTTCACATACGCCTACAGCGTGATTGAGGGAGATGCACTGGCAGACAAGATCGAGAAAATCTCGTACGAGACGAAGATAGTGGCATCCCACGAGGGAGGATCCATTTTGAAGAGCATCAGCCACTACCACAGCAAAGGCGACCACGAGATCAAGGAAGAAGACGTGAAGGCTGGTAAAGAGAAAGCCTCAGGACTTTTCAAGGCAGTTGAGGGTTACCTGTTGGCACACCCTGATGCTTACAACTAA
- the LOC121245998 gene encoding major allergen Pru ar 1-like, protein MGVFTYETEYTSVIPPARLFKAFILDADKLIPKVVPQAIKTSEIIEGNGGPGTIKKITFGEGSQFKYVKHKIDEVDHANFTYGYSVIEGDALSDVLEKISYEIKIVASSEGGSILKTISNYHCKGDHEIKEEQVKAGKEKAAGLFKAIEGYLIAHPDAYN, encoded by the exons ATGGGTGTTTTCACTTATGAAACCGAGTATACGTCTGTTATCCCACCGGCCAGGTTGTTCAAGGCCTTTATCCTTGATGCAGACAAACTCATTCCAAAGGTTGTACCTCAAGCCATTAAGACCTCTGAAATAATTGAAGGAAATGGAGGGCCTGGAACCATCAAGAAGATCACCTTTGGCGAAG GCAGCCAATTCAAGTATGTGAAGCACAAGATCGATGAAGTAGATCATGCAAACTTCACATATGGCTACAGCGTGATCGAGGGTGATGCTTTAAGCGACGTGTTAGAGAAAATCTCTTACGAGATCAAGATAGTGGCATCCTCCGAGGGAGGATCCATCTTGAAGACCATCAGCAACTACCACTGTAAAGGCGATCACGAGATCAAGGAAGAGCAAGTCAAGGCTGGGAAAGAAAAGGCTGCAGGACTTTTCAAGGCTATTGAGGGCTACCTCATTGCACACCCTGATGCCTACAACTAA
- the LOC121245999 gene encoding major allergen Pru av 1-like, with translation MGVFTYEYETTSAIPPPRLFKAFILDADNLVPKVAPQAFKSTEILEGDGGPGTIKKITFGEGSQYKYVKHKVEKIDHANFSYSYSLIEGDALGDILEKISYEIKLVAHEAGSIVKSTSHYHTKGDHEIKEEHVKAGKEKAAGLFKAIEGYLVAHPDTYN, from the exons ATGGGTGTATTCACTTATGAATATGAGACCACCTCAGCTATCCCACCACCAAGGTTGTTCAAGGCCTTTATTCTTGATGCTGACAACCTTGTGCCAAAGGTTGCACCTCAAGCCTTCAAGAGTACCGAGATCCTTGAAGGAGATGGAGGGCCCGGAACCATCAAGAAAATCACCTTCGGTGAAG GTAGCCAATACAAGTATGTGAAGCACAAGGTCGAGAAGATTGACCACGCAAACTTCTCATACAGCTACAGCTTGATAGAGGGGGATGCTTTGGGTGACATACTCGAGAAAATCTCATACGAGATCAAGCTCGTAGCCCATGAGGCAGGATCCATCGTGAAGAGCACAAGCCATTACCACACCAAAGGTGATCACGAGATCAAGGAAGAGCATGTGAAGGCTGGAAAAGAGAAGGCTGCTGGTCTTTTCAAGGCTATTGAGGGCTACCTCGTGGCACATCCTGATACctacaactaa